From one Populus alba chromosome 17, ASM523922v2, whole genome shotgun sequence genomic stretch:
- the LOC118039591 gene encoding LOW QUALITY PROTEIN: transcription factor MYB1-like (The sequence of the model RefSeq protein was modified relative to this genomic sequence to represent the inferred CDS: deleted 1 base in 1 codon), with translation MASLLGVRKGAWTEEEDILLRKCVEKYGEGRWHQVPSKTGLNRCRKSCRLRWLNYLKPDIKRGQFSVDEVDLIIRLHKLLGNRWSLIAGRLPGRTANDVKNYWNTNLRKKVVSSSEDAQTKPEAKSITKDNIIKPRPRNLKNFCWLRAGKGTPYINVASHYGDDLCQPYSSTAFPPSDTDEVERMWWESLLDDKEINLTNSNSSCLGSGFAANQEPVKSLFVEDNAAGGIMIGDVFFEQEQNCWAGISFDANLRNQIVTEIYRQGPEGL, from the exons ATGGCAAGCTTATTAGGAGTAAGAAAAGGTGCATGGACCGAAGAGGAAGATATACTTCTAAGGAAGTGCGTTGAGAAATATGGTGAAGGAAGATGGCATCAAGTTCCTTCCAAAACAG GCTTGAATAGGTGCAGGAAGAGCTGTAGATTGAGGTGGTTGAATTATCTTAAGCCGGATATCAAGAGAGGACAGTTTTCCGTGGACGAAGTAGACTTGATTATCAGGCTACACAAGTTGCTTGGCAACAG GTGGTCATTGATTGCCGGTAGACTTCCAGGAAGAACAGCGAATGATGTAAAGAATTATTGGAACACAAACCTGCGTAAGAAGGTGGTTTCTAGCTCTGAAGATGCTCAAACAAAACCAGAAGCAAAATCAATAACGAAAGACAACATAATAAAGCCTCGACCTCGGAACTTAAAAAATTTTTGTTGGTTAAGAGCTGGAAAAGGTACTCCATATATTAATGTTGCTTCTCATTATGGGGATGATCTTTGTCAGCCATATTCTAGCACGGCATTTCCACCTTCCGATACTGATGAAGTTGAAAGGATGTGGTGGGAAAGCCTGTTAGATGACAAAGAAATTAATCTAACGAACAGCAACAGCAGTTGTCTGGGTTCTGGTTTCGCAGCTAACCAAGAGCCCGTCAAAAGTCTTTTTGTAGAGGACAACGCAGCAGGAGGGATAATGATTGGGGATGTGTTCTTTGAACAAGAACAAAATTGCTGGGCTGGCATTTCT TTTGATGCAAACCTTCGGAATCAAATCGTTACAGAAATATACCGACAAGGACCCGAAGGACTTTAG